In a genomic window of Opisthocomus hoazin isolate bOpiHoa1 chromosome 19, bOpiHoa1.hap1, whole genome shotgun sequence:
- the PTRH1 gene encoding peptidyl-tRNA hydrolase, with translation MLVGRARPLVNRAGPGVMVAGLGNYGLRGTRHSVGMAVLDRLARQLAVVEGWRADRRCCGDVALAVARGLELVLLKPRRLMNLNGLSVASAAEVYNLRPEDIYLVQDELDKALGKVAIKLGGSARGHNGVRSCISALRSNEMTRLRVGIGRPEGDVTVSSYVLAPFSAEEQERLEQVLARAATFLLEHILRSRAPAGEPGDRS, from the exons ATGCTGGTCGGGCGCGCGAGACCGCTCGTCaaccgggcggggccgggcgtcATG GTGGCCGGCCTGGGCAACTACGGGCTGCGCGGGACGCGGCACAGCGTGGGCATGGCGGTGCTGGACCGGCTGGCCCGGCAGCTGGCGGTGGTCGAGGGCTGGCGAGCGGACAGGCGGTGCTGCGGCGACGTGGCCCTGGCTGTGGCCCGCGGCCTGGAGCTGGTGCTGCTCAAGCCGCGGAGGCTCATGAACCTCAACGGGCTCAGCGTCGCCAGCGCCG CTGAGGTCTACAACCTCCGCCCGGAAGACATTTACCTGGTTCAAGATGAGCTGGACAAGGCCTTGGGCAAAGTGGCCATCAAGCTGGGAGGCAGCGCAAG GGGACACAATGGGGTCCGATCCTGCATCAGTGCTCTGCGCTCCAAC gaGATGACCCGGCTCAGGGTGGGCATCGGGCGGCCGGAGGGTGACGTGACAGTGTCCAGCTACGTCCTGGCTCCGTTCAGCGCCGAGGAGCAGGAGAGGCTGGAGCAGGTGCTGGCCCGGGCCGCGACGTTCCTGCTGGAGCACATCCTGCGGAGCAGAGCACCCGCGGGGGAGCCGGGGGACAGGAGCTGA
- the CERCAM gene encoding inactive glycosyltransferase 25 family member 3 yields the protein MGCAGPLCALLLLLGTGTGTGTGPPAGPPRVVLALLARNAQHSLPHCLGALERLDYPAGSIALWCATDHNSDNTTAMLREWLGAVGKDYHSVAWKEQEEPSSYPDELGPKHWSEKRFENLMRLKQEALTYAREQQADYVLFVDTDSILTNNQTLKFLMAQNKSVVAPMLDSQTFYSNFWCGITPQGFYRRTADYFPTKNRQRVGCFSVPMVYATFLIDLRKEETSRLAFYPPHPNYTWAFDDIIVFAYSCQAAGAEVHVCNQQRFGYINVPVKAHQTLEDERANFVHLTLEAMGDGWPPMQRSRHVSLLPKPLTKMGFDEIFLINLVRRPDRRQRMLASLQELEVVPRVVDAVDGSTLNSSDIKVLGVDQLPGYYDPFSGRTLTKGEVGCFLSHYNIWKEIVSRGLERSVVFEDDVRFEAAFPARLRRLMEELEGAQQDWDLIYLGRKQVNAEDEAPVKGVRNLVVAGYSYWTLAYAISRRGAQKLLAAEPLSKMLPVDEFLPVMYDKHPNEDYKRHFAPRDLLVFSAHPLLVYPTHYAGDSNWLSDTETSTIWDDDAKKTDWAGSQKSMRDSRGGAGHLRSTARDEL from the exons atgggcTGTGCGGGGCCGCTCtgcgccctgctgctgctgctgggcaccggcaccgggaccgggaccgggccCCCGGCGGGGCCCCCCCGCGTGGTGCTCGCCCTCCTGGCCCGTAACGCCCAGCACTCGCTGCCGCACTGCCTGGGGGCCCTGGAGCGCCTGGATTATCCCGCGGGGAGCATCGCGCTGTG GTGCGCGACGGACCACAACTCGGACAACACGACGGCGATGCTGCGGGAGTGGCTGGGGGCGGTGGGGAAGGACTATCACTCGGTGGCctggaaggagcaggaggagcccag CTCCTACCCCGACGAGCTCGGGCCCAAGCACTGGAGCGAGAAACGCTTCGAAAACTTGATGAGGCTGAAGCAGGAGGCTCTCACCTACgcccgggagcagcaggcagaCTATGTCCTG TTCGTTGACACCGACAGCATCCTGACCAACAACCAGACCCTGAAGTTTCTCATGGCGCAGAACAAGTCAGTGGTGGCCCCCATGCTGGACTCGCAGACCTTCTACTCCAACTTTTGGTGCGGCATCACGCCCCAG GGGTTCTACCGCCGGACGGCCGACTACTTCCCCACCAAGAACCGGCAGCGGGTGGGCTGCTTCTCCGTCCCCATGGTCTACGCCACCTTCCTGATCGACCTGCGGAAGGAGGAGACGTCGCGGTTGGCTTTCTACCCACCCCATCCCAACTACACCTGGGCCTTCGACGATATCATTGTCTTCGCCTACTCCTGCCAGGCGGCCG GCGCGGAGGTCCATGTGTGCAACCAGCAGCGCTTCGGCTACATCAATGTCCCTGTGAAGGCCCACCAGACGCTGGAGGATGAACGAGCCAACTTTGTGCATCTCACGCTGGAGGCCATGGGTGA TGGATGGCCCCCCATGCAGCGCTCCAGGCATGTTTCCCTCCTCCCCAAGCCGCTCACGAAAATGGGCTTTGATGAA ATCTTCCTCATCAACCTGGTGCGGAGGCCGGACCGGCGCCAGCGGAtgctggcatccctgcaggaGCTGGAGGTCGTCCCACGGGTGGTGGACGCCGTGGATGGGAG CACCCTCAACAGCAGCGACATCAAGGTGCTGGGGGTGGACCAGCTCCCCGGGTACTATGACCCCTTCTCCGGCCGCACGCTCACCAAGGGCGAGGTCGGCTGCTTCCTCAGCCACTACAACATCTGGAAGGAG ATCGTGTCCCGGGGGCTGGAGCGGTCGGTGGTCTTCGAGGACGACGTGCGCTTCGAGGCCGCcttcccagcacggctgcggcggctgatggaggagctggagggggcACAGCAGGACTGGGACCTCAT ctACCTGGGGAGGAAGCAGGTGAACGCGGAGGACGAGGCGCCCGTGAAGGGCGTGCGAAACCTGGTGGTGGCCGGGTACTCGTACTGGACGCTGGCCTACGCCATCTCGCGCCGCGGGGCGCAGAAGCTGCTGGCCGCCGAGCCCCTCTCCAAGATGCTGCCGGTGGACGAGTTCCTGCCCGTCATGTACGACAAGCACCCCAA cGAGGATTACAAGCGGCACTTTGCCCCCCGGGACCTGCTGGTGTTTTCGGCTCACCCCCTCCTGGTTTATCCCACCCACTATGCTGGGGACAGCAACTGGTTGAGCGACACCGAGACCTCCACCATCTGGGACGACGATGCCAAGAAGACCGACTGGGCTGGCTCGCAGAAGAGCATGAGGGACTCGCGGGGTGGTGCCGGCCACCTCCGCTCCACCGCCCGCGACGAGCTCTGA